The Halobacillus ihumii genomic sequence TAGAAACTTCCACAACACGGTCAAAAGTAATATCCATCACTGTACCGAATGGGGAGGTCTTTGTATGTCTGGCCATTGTACCGTCTACAGCATCTAGAAATCCAGAGAGCCATAATAAGCCTACTGCGATAACAGGCTGCCCCATAATATACAAAATGCTCGTAGAAATCCCCAGTATAAAGGCTAGGATCGTAATTTGATTGGCTGACAGCCCTTTCTTCAGCAACCATGTGGCGGTATGGTCGATGGAAGGCTGAACCATTTTTCGCGCATGAGTATCTAACATAAATATAAGCTCACCCCAAACCCCCAAGTAACGTTATTCCAGTATAAATACATCCCCCCGTTATATCAAGGACCCACTCTTATCATCCATTATTCAGAGTATCCATTATCTGGATGACCTGAGGTGGATGGAATTGGAAGATAGACCGCAAAAGAGGCTGATCCTCTTTACGGAGGAAGCAGCCTCTTACTTTTTTAGCTATTAGTCTTCTTCTGCGAATAGTTTAACCTTTCTTTCTGTTGTTTTTTTCTTGAGTACTCTGTTTACATAGTCATCACTAATCGCTACGATTTCTTTATGGAGGAAAATGAGCGGTATAATGTTGGCCAAGACGACAAAAGCAAGCGTAATATCGAGGAATTGCCATATTAATTGAAGTCCTCCGACTGCACCGATAAACGCTGATACAATATAAACGAGTCTCATCACTTTAGCTGCTTTTAAACCATACAAGTACTCGGCCTGTTTCTCACCATAGAAGATCAGCACGCCTACTGTGGTAATAATAAAGAATAAGAGAAAGATGGACACGAAAGCACCGCCAAATACATCTCCTAATTCAGTTGCAAAAGCAACATTAATCATATTAGATGCATTCGCTGCGCTAACATCCTTCCAAGCGCCTGTTACTAAAACCACAAGTCCGGAAACTGTACAAATTACAATGGTGTCGACAAATACACTAAAGATTCCCCACAACCCCTGTTTAGAAGGATGGTCCGTTTGTGCGGCTGAATGGGCAATGGGGGCAGTACCGATTCCAGCCTCATTAGAGTAAAGTCCCCGGGCGACTCCCCAACGCAGTGCTTCTGCAATTCCAGCTCCTGCAAAGCCGCCGACAGCTGATATAGGGGTGAATGCGTTAGAAAATATTAAACTGAACACGTGTGGGATTTGATCAATATTTACGAAAATAACGAATAGAGCTACTCCTACATAAATGATAACCATAGCTGGGACAATTTTATCCGTTACCTTGGCAATTCGTTTAATTCCTCCAAACACAACAAGTGCGATCAGGGCGCACATAGCAAATCCAGTTATATACACGGGCCAGCCAAAAGCACCTTCTGTCTGTGTCGCAATGGAATTGGACTGCACCATAACGCTAGGGATCAATTCGATCATTAGGAAAAAAGCGAAAGCTGAAGACACCCATTTCCAGCCGAGAGCCTTTTTTATGTAATATTGCGGTCCGCCAACCCAGACATTATCCTTATTCTTTTCACGGTACTTGATCCCGAGCATAACTTCCGCATACTTTGTGGCCATCCCAATCAATGCCACAAACCACATCCAGAATAGAGCTCCCGGTCCTCCTAAGGCAATCGCTACAGGGACCCCGACGATATTTGTGGCACCTGCTGTTGAGGCTAAGGCTGATGTAAAGGCTTGAAAGGGAGAGATTGTTCCGGGATGTTTGTTCTTCTTAAAAATTTGCCCAACGGTTTGCTGAAGTACGTGACCAAAGAAACGAAATTGGAAAAACTTTAAGCGAATAGTAAGAAAAATCCCCCCGAAAATGAGAATAATGGATAGAAGATAAGTCCATAAAAATGCTGATACGTCTGCTATTGCTGCTTCAAATAAACTCCAAATTTCAACCAAGGAAATGGCCCCTCTCTAAAGATGATATGCCCATATATTCCCTATTTTCAATTCAATAAAACAGAATTGTGACAATTTTCTGTTTGGGTAATCCTTCCACCTCAGGTCATCCATAAAATGGATGACCTGAGGTGGAAGGATTTGGGTGTGATGTGATTGTGGGAGAGGACTTTCACCTGTTGGCAGAATGGCTGGGGATTATACATATGTTAAAAAGTTCTATAACTTGCCAACAACAGATAAAGATAATGCATAAACACCTGAATCTTTTAGTAGATCAGGTGTTTTTTTACGGATTTTACTCTGAAATCGATTTTTTTAAATAAAATACTTCTCAAACTTCACTTAGTTATATATACTATCACTGTACTACGTTTATTAATACAGTTAGTACAGTGGTGTATTTAGGAGGTGTATTTATGTTCGAGTTAGATATAAGGAGCCGTAAACCCATTTATGAACAACTTGTAGAAAAACTAAAACATCTTATTATTAATGATATTTTACAGGAAGATGAGAAGCTCCCGTCTGTTCGTGAACTGGCTCAACAGCTGACCATTAATCCTAATACAATTCAAAAAGCTTATCGAGAACTCGAAACACAGGGATACACCTATTCTGTTAAAGGGAAAGGGAGTTTCGTTAATCCTGCTTCTCCATTTAAGGATAAGCAAAAATTAGGGGAAGTGCGCGCAGAACTAAAGAAGCTGTTTGCAGAAGCAATATATCTTGGTATGACGGTACAAGACATAAAGGCATTAGTTGATGAAGTAAAGGGGGGACCTGATCATGATTGAAGTGAAGAACATCACTAAATCTTTTGCAAAAGATTTGGTTGTGAACGACGTGAGCTTCCATGTGAAACAAGGATCGATTTATGGGCTTCTTGGTTCAAATGGTGCCGGTAAAACGACACTTATGCGTTTAATAAGCGGAATTTTAAAGCAGAACTCAGGTGCAATCCACATGTTTGGTGAAGACGTATTCGAGAATTTACGTGTGAAAAGCAGACTCGTCTTTATACCAGATTCTCTTTATTTCTTTCCGCAATACAATGTAAAACAGCTTGCCAACTATTATAAGGAAATGTATCCAAATTGGAGCGAGGAACGCTACGAACAGCTCAAGAAGGTTTTTAATTTGAATGAGAATAAGAAAGTACATCAGTTTTCTAAAGGCATGCAGAGACAGGTTGTGTTTTGGTTATCGATGTCAGCAATGCCTGACATTTTAATTCTGGACGAACCATTCGATGGTCTTGATGCCGTGATGAGAAGGAAAATTAAGAGTCTAATTATTCAAGATGTAGCAGAGCGTGCCATGACAGTCCTTATTTCTTCTCATAATCTGCGGGAAGTAGAAGATATTTGTGACTACATAGGCATTTTGCATGACGGCGAAATGTTGCTTCAGAGGGATTTAGACGACTTAAAAACAGACATCCATAAAGTTCAGGTTGCCTTTAAAGACTTCGACATAGCTCCGCTTAAGCGCAGGCTGGATATTTTATATCATGAGAAACGTGGGAGTGTCTACCTTCTTATTGTTAAGGGAAAAGAGGCCGAAGTAAGCCATACGATTGAAAAATATTCTCCTGTTCTGTACGATCGCCTGCCTCTAACTCTGGAAGAAATCTTTATTTATGAATTGGGAGGTGCAGGATATGCCATCGAAAACATCACCGTTTAAAAAAGAGGTCATCAAACAAGATTTTAGAAATGTCGGCTGGATCGGAATCGTCTACTTAATCGGATTACTGTTCACCTTGCCTCTTCAATTGGTGATGGACATGAACAATGAACACAGTAGAGAGATGTATTATGAAAATGGATTATTTGATCCAGTTTTCCTGTATGGAATTCAAATGATTTTACTATTTGTTCTGCCTGTACTAATGGCCATCTTTCTATTTCGTTACGTTCATGTCAGGGGATCAGCTGATTTCATTCATAGTTTGCCGATTAAAAGAAGTTCATTATTTAATTATCATATTATCTCGGGAACGCTTCTCTTAATTCTTCCGATTTTAATTACAGGCGCCATTCTTTTTGTCTCTTATTTCATATGGGATGTAGGAAACTATTATACTCTTAGCGATTTAGGCTATTGGGCTTCTGTTTTTGCAGTATTCTCACTGTTTCTATTTTTAATAAGTATTTTTGTTGGATCTTTGACCGGATTATCTGCTGTACAGGGTGTATTAACGTATGTTCAATTATTATTTCCAGCTGGTATGTACGGATTAATTTCCTATAATCTGAATCTTTTTGTAAAAGGTTTTTCTGTTGATAAGGCGATGGCAGAGGCTATAGAAAAATATTCGCCTCTTCTAGATTTTTTAATGTATCAGCCTAGAGCTCCAATCGGTATGGAGGTCAGTCCGCCTGTCGACTCCACAAGTATAGTAGTTTATTTTGGCTTAGCTATTTTGTTATATGTGGCTTCCTTATTAATCTATCAAAAACGTAATATCGAGAACGGTAACCAGGCAATCGCTGTGCTCACTCTTTGGCCCGCTTTTAAATATGGAACTACCTTTTGTTTTATGCTCCTTGGAGGTATGTATTTTAGCGAATCTCAATTAAGCTACTCTTGGTTATTTATCGGCTATGCTATTGGAGCAATCTTTGGTTTTGTCCTATCTGATATGCTTCTGCAAAAAACATGGCGTGTTTTTCATATTCGTAAGTTGAAAGGATTAGGCAGCTATGCTGCAGTAGTTGTCGTTCTCATCTTAGCCTTGCCGATCGTTGCCAGGGGATATGAGTCAGCTGTACCAGCTAAAGATGAGATTAAGAATGTGTACATGGGCAGTAGCTATTCCGATTACCAAACGAAACATGAATTAGGTGCTCCTCTAATTCACGGGTCAGACAACGTTGAGGCAGTAAGAAGAGTGCATGATGAGTTAATTGATGCAGCAAAACCGATGGAAGAGGGAAAACGTACAATCTTCTTAGCCTATGAATTAAATAATGGTGAGAAGGTTTTTCGTGAATATCAGGTGAAACAACAACGAAGAATTCCCTACATGGAAAAGGTCTATAGCAGTGAAGAATATAAACGGATGACTTATGATGTATTTCAATTAGCTCCTTCAAAAGTAGATCAGTTAACGCTGCATCCCCCCATGTCGGAAGAGGGGCCAGTAAGAATTACTGACAATGAAGAAGTAACCCGTGCCTTACAGCTAATCAAGAAAGATATCCTAAGCCAATCCTATCGAAATATGACAAAGCCTAACAGGTTTGCTACAGGTCTGGATATCGGGGTAGGATACGAGCATTATAACGTTCAACTCTCCACAAGTTTTACGAACTTTAACCAATGGCTTAAGGATGAAGGTTTATATGATCATGCGTACCTGCAAGCGAAGGACGTGCATAAAATAGAAGTCCTCAGGGTGAGTTCAGAAGCGAGAAAAGGGGAGAGTCCGTTTGATATCTTACTAAGGGAAAATGGTTTAGAAACATCGGACAAAGAAAAGATTGCTGATGTGATTTCTGCCGCAAATGTGTATGCAGGTGACGGTTACCTGATTGGTTTTTACCAAAGCGAGGATGAAATTTCTACGATCGCCAATCTAGAAGCAGGTGAAGCACCAGGTTGGATTACGAATCATTTTAAATAATTGTGAAGAAAGGAAACATAAAGATGGAAGAAGATTTTGATGGAATCTATCTGCACTATTATAACAGAGTCTATTATGCAGCCTACCGAGTGACAAAGGAACAACGATCTGCAGAGGACGTTCTTCAGGAAACGTTTATAAAAGCCTATCGAAATCTTAACCAGCTTAAAGATGGGGAGAAAATCGGGGCATGGCTGTCTACTACTGCTACTCGAACAGCTATTGATCTTTTGCGAAAAGAGAGAAAGTATGTTGTAACGGAGATCGAAGAAGTGACACGGCCGGCAGATGAAGCTGCTTCATTTAATTCAACCGTAGAAGAGGAATGTGAGAAGCGGGCAATGGAAGAAGAGGTATGGGAAAAAGCGAATACCTTGTCTCCGAAATTGAAGGAGATTTTCAAGATGAAATATTTCTCCTATTATAGGGAGACTGACATTGCTGATCAACTACAGTTATCGCTTTCGGCTGTAAAATCACGACTCTATCGAGCAAGAAATTATATGAAAAAGCAGATGGAAGGTCTGATCGGACAAGATCAGACGGCATAAAAAGACCCGCTTTTGGCGGGTTTTTAAATTTCAGGAGTCGGTGTGGGTTCGGCATAACCTTGTTTGTATTGTGCATCGATGTCCTCTCGAATTTCCTCCACCGATTTGCCATTTTGGTAGTCAATCATAGCTTGAGCGGCAATTTCAAGACATACTCCACATTTTGTTCCATGTTCGTCCCAAACAATGGCTCCGTTTTCTTTGTTTTCATGTATAAAACAGTCGTAATTATTTTTATGACCGACAGATTCACCACAACCGCAGTAACATGGCATTTGTTCTAGCAATTCTTTATGTTGAGAAGCTGATGTATAGATAAGCTGCATATTTTCAGGCTTGCTTTTTAAAAATTCCGGCATCACTTCGTAACTCGGTGTTTCAACTCGTTTATCCCCCATAACCATGTGGCTGGAATGTTGTTGTGACTCAGTTTCAGATTGCGATGGAGATGAGGTATGCTGTGATTCTTCTGTATGATTGCTTGAACATCCCGTTATGAAACTGCCTAACAAAAAAGCGCCTACGATCAAAAGCTTTTTTTTCATTCATGCATTCTCCTTTCAGGTAACACTCGCTTCTATCTTAGACGCTATCAAGGCGGAGAGCAAGCCGATGATCAAAAGTTCGAAAAATAGACATGGAGAATTTCTTATCTTAGCTGCCCCCTGGTTAAAAACTTATTTTCCGAATGAAGAAAGGAATTTTACACGATCACCCATTGGCGGCATGCGGTCGTCTACTAAGGCCACCTCTAAAAGCGCTGGCCCCTTTTCCGTTAATAGCTGTTTAATCTTAGCTTCATCAAGATCATTCATGTCATCTATCCGTAAGCTAGGTATGCCTAAAGCTTGAGCCATTGCTGAGAGATCGACAGGTTGTTGAGCAAAACGGTCGTGTGCTCGTTTATATTGCAAGGCATGCCCATGGTGCACCATCCCAAGCCGCGCGTTATTCATGACCACAAACAAGACGGGAACATTATACTCTTTGGCTGTGAGCAGCTCCATGCCATGCATGAAGAAACAACCATCCCCTGTAATGCTTACGGTCGGCCGCTCCGGGTCCGCTAACTTGGCGCCAATCGCGCTTCCTATCCCGCTCCCCATTGCCCCAAAATGAACATTTATATCGAAAGTGTCATAATCCAGAACGCTCATATGATGAATAACATAAGCCATAAATTCCCCGATATCAATAGTGTAGCGTGTTGACTTGGGTAGTTTTCTTTGCAGAGTAAGCAGGACATTTTTTGTACTATATTCGTCATTGATGGCTTCGGGTGTATGAGGCTGAGTAGGGGAGGTATGTCTAACAAATCCTTTTTGTTTCAAGCCATTATTAAGCGCTGAAACGGTTAAGGAGACATCTCCTAGTATGGGCAGGTCGACTGAATACTTTCGACCGAAAACCTCCTTGTCAAAATCAATTTGAATCGTGTACTTATCTTTTGTAATAGCAGGGTTCCAGTTATTTGTAGCTGTCTCTCCAAGACTTGATCCAATCACAATGACAGCATTTGTATCTCCATCATTAATCAGATCCGAGGCTAAATTATGCCCAGCAAACCCAAAGACCCCTTTGAGTAAATGGTGATTATCAGGGAAAAGCCCCATCGCTTGAGGAGAAGTAACGATTGGCCACTTCAGTCGTTCAGCCAATTCGAGCACATCTAATTCAGCACCCCTAACTCCCTGTCCTGCAAAAATATACCCGCGCTCAATGGATGATAACTGTTGAATGGCATCGTCCACTTGGTTTGATTCCGGTAAAAGTGGAGTGCGCACAGGGAAATCCGGGATAGAAACCTCCGGAATATCTTCAATCTGTACATCTATTGGCAAGGCGACGTGGACCGGTCCAGGCACCCCTGACAGAGCAATCTCACAGGCCTTATGCACCTGTGGCAATAAATCTTCAGCACCATCGACACGTACACTATATTTTGTTACTGGTTTATAAAGTGGATCTGCATCTAGCTCTTGTGAAGCATTTAGCCCGACTGTATTCACAGGAACAGCACCTGTTAAAAAGAGAACTGGCAAATGCTCACGCATGGCGTTCGCAGCTCCTGTAATAAGATTGGTTCCTCCTGGCCCGCTGCTTCCAATACAAACAGTAAGTTGTTTAGAATATTTAGCATAAGCACAAGCCATGTAGGAGGCAGCCCCTTCATGTTTAGATACGATCGGAGTGATGGCGGGAATTTCATATAATTCATCAAAAAAGGCGTTTACGGAGCCTGCAGGAATTCCGAATACATAAGAGACTTGGCCGGACTGTAGATAATGTAAGACACTTCGTATAGCTTTCACTGTTAATCTCCTCATTTCTAATCTGAAAATGGTTTAGGATAGAATGTCTGAATAAATGTTTTGGCAGGGAGGGGTTCGCTAAAATAATAGCCCTGGATAACGCGGCATCCGTGTTGGTTAAGAAATGCTGCTTGCTCTAGCGTTTCCACACCTTCGGCAATCACTTTTAAAGATAGGTTTCTTGCCAGGGTAATAATCGTGTTTGTGATAGCGGCATTATTTTCATTGGATGAGATATCATCAATGAAAGATTTATCAATTTTTAATGTGTCTACAGGGAAATCCTTTAAATATCCCAATGATGAAAAACCTGTACCAAAATCATCAATTGAAATTTTAATTCCTAAATTTTTTAGTTGTTGGATAGTTGCCAGAGTGTTGTCCGTATTATGGATGATTAAATTTTCTGTAAGCTCGAGTTCTAAGCAATGAGCTGGCAATCCTGTTTCCTCCAGTGTTTGTTCAATAAATTGGACAAGGTTATTTTGATTAAATTGTTGGGGGGATAAATTTACGGATACTTCTAGAGACGTGTGCCCGAGGTTATGCCACTGTTTAGCTTGCTGACAGGCTTCCTTAATGACCCACTCCCCGATCGGCGTAATAAGCCCTGTTTCTTCGGCTAACGGGATAAATTCACTTGGTGAAATGAGACCTTTGTGAGGACGATGCCATCTGATTAGAGCTTCTACTCCCATGATTTTGTTAGAAACCGTATCGACTTTTGGTTGGTAATGCAGAATAAACTCCTCGTTTTTCAATGCTTTATACAAATCATTTTCCAACTCAATGCTTTCTAAAGAACGCCCATCAATATCAGGTGTATAAACTTGAAAGCGGTCCCCTGAAAGGGCTTTGGCTTTGTACATCGCTACATCCGCATGCTTGATCAGTTGTTCAGAATTAACACCATTCTGTGGGAAGAGACTAACACCAATACTTGTTTTAATGATAATTTCCTGCCCATTTATATAAAAGGGGTCTGAAAAGGCTTTCAATATTTCGTGAGCACAGTTCTCAGCGTCCGTAATAGAAGATACTTTAGGCAGTAAGATAATGAATTCATCCCCGCCCTGGCGAGAGACGGTATTCTCTTTGGGAAGAGTAGTAGTAAGACGTTGTGCTACTTTCCTTAGGACAATGTCCCCGAACGCGTGGCCGAAAGTATCATTAATTTTCTTGAAGCGATCAAGATCTAAGAATAGAATTCCAAGCGAACTTTCGTTTAACTCAGCGAAGGTTAAGGCCTGATTTAGACGGTCATGGAATAAGACACGGTTAGGTATATTGGTGACACTATCGTAATACGCGTGATACTTGATCTTTTCTTCCAATTCCTTTCGTTTGGTTACGTCTTTAAAGGTAATCACATATCCGACTGTTTTGTCGTGTTCGATTTGTGGTGTAATCACATATTCAACCGGGAATTTAGAGTGATTTTTTCTATGGAAGTATTCTTCATTACTCCCTTTATTATTGAGATTCTTTTCTTGAAAACAATCAAACGAATCTCCATCTTTTATGTCAAAAATGTGCTCGCACGATACTCCGATTAGTTCCTGCTGGTCTCCATATCCGAGGATTTTGGCAGCGGAAGGGTTACAGAAGGTAATTGACCCTTGTAAATCAAGGCCGAAGATCCCTTCACCTGCAGAATTTAAGATAAGTTCCTTTTCGCGGCTGATTTGTTTTACTTCCGTAATCATATTTTCTAGTTCAATGTTTTTCCTGGTCAGTTCAGATGTTCGTTCTGATATGATCATTTCCTGTTTCTCAATATATAATAAGTTTGAGAGAACAGGTGCAGTCGCATCGACAATTGATTCTGCTAGCTGCATGGCGGAGTTAGAATAGCGTTGTCCAGCTTGGTGTAAATTAACGATGGCTGTCATTCCGAGTACCTCGCCCATAGCTACAAATGGGATCACATATAATCCTTTAATCCCGAAACTTACACACAGTTCGTGATTCGGTCTCGAGTCCTCGAGAATATTTGGTATCATAATCGATTTTTTCGTTTTAGCAACTTCTTTAAAAATGGGGTCTTCGTGAAAATTACCTCCCACACGTTCATGAGTTTTCTTCCATTCTTCTTCTGACCAGTCACTATGTTTACTTAAAGAAGTTGGTTGTAAGTGATGTGAAGCGACAGGGTCAAGGAAATGAGCACCTATGTTAGAGTTATTCAACACTTCTCCTAAGTAAGCAAAACATCTATCCATCACTTCTCGTAACGTTGAGCAATGAGAGAGATCGCGGGTAACATTGAGGAGCAGCTGTTTATCTGAGATAAGTGCTTCTTTACGAGTTAAATTGTTTGCGTTTCTAACTGCTACAGCAGCCATGTTGACATATGCTTCAATCGATTCAATTTCTGAATTTGTTAAGTTCATGGGAGTGCCATAGTCAAATAAAAACACAAGTCCATACAATTCCTGTTCATAAGACATGGGAAGAACGAGTAATGATTTGATTTTAAAAGCATGAACCGCCCTGGGGTCTGGTCTGGAATCCCTTGAGGTGTCGGGGATATAAATGGCTTCCCTCGTCTTAATGACTTCCTTTGCAAGGTGATCCATCTCTAAATCTATGATGTGCATATCAAGACTCATTCCGTTAATCAATTCAGGCTTCCCGACGAATCCTCGGTACGTTCCATCCTCTTGAGGTAAGTAGATTCCAACAGAGTCACAGGAAACAATTTCTTCAGAGATCGCTGTGACAACGTGTTCCAGCGCTTCTCTTAACTTAAGATTCGTATTAATCAGTTTAGTAATTTGCGCCAGACGGGAAT encodes the following:
- a CDS encoding alanine/glycine:cation symporter family protein; translation: MVEIWSLFEAAIADVSAFLWTYLLSIILIFGGIFLTIRLKFFQFRFFGHVLQQTVGQIFKKNKHPGTISPFQAFTSALASTAGATNIVGVPVAIALGGPGALFWMWFVALIGMATKYAEVMLGIKYREKNKDNVWVGGPQYYIKKALGWKWVSSAFAFFLMIELIPSVMVQSNSIATQTEGAFGWPVYITGFAMCALIALVVFGGIKRIAKVTDKIVPAMVIIYVGVALFVIFVNIDQIPHVFSLIFSNAFTPISAVGGFAGAGIAEALRWGVARGLYSNEAGIGTAPIAHSAAQTDHPSKQGLWGIFSVFVDTIVICTVSGLVVLVTGAWKDVSAANASNMINVAFATELGDVFGGAFVSIFLLFFIITTVGVLIFYGEKQAEYLYGLKAAKVMRLVYIVSAFIGAVGGLQLIWQFLDITLAFVVLANIIPLIFLHKEIVAISDDYVNRVLKKKTTERKVKLFAEED
- a CDS encoding GntR family transcriptional regulator, whose protein sequence is MFELDIRSRKPIYEQLVEKLKHLIINDILQEDEKLPSVRELAQQLTINPNTIQKAYRELETQGYTYSVKGKGSFVNPASPFKDKQKLGEVRAELKKLFAEAIYLGMTVQDIKALVDEVKGGPDHD
- a CDS encoding ABC transporter ATP-binding protein; this translates as MIEVKNITKSFAKDLVVNDVSFHVKQGSIYGLLGSNGAGKTTLMRLISGILKQNSGAIHMFGEDVFENLRVKSRLVFIPDSLYFFPQYNVKQLANYYKEMYPNWSEERYEQLKKVFNLNENKKVHQFSKGMQRQVVFWLSMSAMPDILILDEPFDGLDAVMRRKIKSLIIQDVAERAMTVLISSHNLREVEDICDYIGILHDGEMLLQRDLDDLKTDIHKVQVAFKDFDIAPLKRRLDILYHEKRGSVYLLIVKGKEAEVSHTIEKYSPVLYDRLPLTLEEIFIYELGGAGYAIENITV
- a CDS encoding DUF6449 domain-containing protein, whose translation is MPSKTSPFKKEVIKQDFRNVGWIGIVYLIGLLFTLPLQLVMDMNNEHSREMYYENGLFDPVFLYGIQMILLFVLPVLMAIFLFRYVHVRGSADFIHSLPIKRSSLFNYHIISGTLLLILPILITGAILFVSYFIWDVGNYYTLSDLGYWASVFAVFSLFLFLISIFVGSLTGLSAVQGVLTYVQLLFPAGMYGLISYNLNLFVKGFSVDKAMAEAIEKYSPLLDFLMYQPRAPIGMEVSPPVDSTSIVVYFGLAILLYVASLLIYQKRNIENGNQAIAVLTLWPAFKYGTTFCFMLLGGMYFSESQLSYSWLFIGYAIGAIFGFVLSDMLLQKTWRVFHIRKLKGLGSYAAVVVVLILALPIVARGYESAVPAKDEIKNVYMGSSYSDYQTKHELGAPLIHGSDNVEAVRRVHDELIDAAKPMEEGKRTIFLAYELNNGEKVFREYQVKQQRRIPYMEKVYSSEEYKRMTYDVFQLAPSKVDQLTLHPPMSEEGPVRITDNEEVTRALQLIKKDILSQSYRNMTKPNRFATGLDIGVGYEHYNVQLSTSFTNFNQWLKDEGLYDHAYLQAKDVHKIEVLRVSSEARKGESPFDILLRENGLETSDKEKIADVISAANVYAGDGYLIGFYQSEDEISTIANLEAGEAPGWITNHFK
- a CDS encoding RNA polymerase sigma factor, with the translated sequence MEEDFDGIYLHYYNRVYYAAYRVTKEQRSAEDVLQETFIKAYRNLNQLKDGEKIGAWLSTTATRTAIDLLRKERKYVVTEIEEVTRPADEAASFNSTVEEECEKRAMEEEVWEKANTLSPKLKEIFKMKYFSYYRETDIADQLQLSLSAVKSRLYRARNYMKKQMEGLIGQDQTA
- a CDS encoding PCYCGC motif-containing (lipo)protein → MKKKLLIVGAFLLGSFITGCSSNHTEESQHTSSPSQSETESQQHSSHMVMGDKRVETPSYEVMPEFLKSKPENMQLIYTSASQHKELLEQMPCYCGCGESVGHKNNYDCFIHENKENGAIVWDEHGTKCGVCLEIAAQAMIDYQNGKSVEEIREDIDAQYKQGYAEPTPTPEI
- a CDS encoding thiamine pyrophosphate-binding protein; protein product: MKAIRSVLHYLQSGQVSYVFGIPAGSVNAFFDELYEIPAITPIVSKHEGAASYMACAYAKYSKQLTVCIGSSGPGGTNLITGAANAMREHLPVLFLTGAVPVNTVGLNASQELDADPLYKPVTKYSVRVDGAEDLLPQVHKACEIALSGVPGPVHVALPIDVQIEDIPEVSIPDFPVRTPLLPESNQVDDAIQQLSSIERGYIFAGQGVRGAELDVLELAERLKWPIVTSPQAMGLFPDNHHLLKGVFGFAGHNLASDLINDGDTNAVIVIGSSLGETATNNWNPAITKDKYTIQIDFDKEVFGRKYSVDLPILGDVSLTVSALNNGLKQKGFVRHTSPTQPHTPEAINDEYSTKNVLLTLQRKLPKSTRYTIDIGEFMAYVIHHMSVLDYDTFDINVHFGAMGSGIGSAIGAKLADPERPTVSITGDGCFFMHGMELLTAKEYNVPVLFVVMNNARLGMVHHGHALQYKRAHDRFAQQPVDLSAMAQALGIPSLRIDDMNDLDEAKIKQLLTEKGPALLEVALVDDRMPPMGDRVKFLSSFGK
- a CDS encoding EAL domain-containing protein; translated protein: MANEQTRYSRLAQITKLINTNLKLREALEHVVTAISEEIVSCDSVGIYLPQEDGTYRGFVGKPELINGMSLDMHIIDLEMDHLAKEVIKTREAIYIPDTSRDSRPDPRAVHAFKIKSLLVLPMSYEQELYGLVFLFDYGTPMNLTNSEIESIEAYVNMAAVAVRNANNLTRKEALISDKQLLLNVTRDLSHCSTLREVMDRCFAYLGEVLNNSNIGAHFLDPVASHHLQPTSLSKHSDWSEEEWKKTHERVGGNFHEDPIFKEVAKTKKSIMIPNILEDSRPNHELCVSFGIKGLYVIPFVAMGEVLGMTAIVNLHQAGQRYSNSAMQLAESIVDATAPVLSNLLYIEKQEMIISERTSELTRKNIELENMITEVKQISREKELILNSAGEGIFGLDLQGSITFCNPSAAKILGYGDQQELIGVSCEHIFDIKDGDSFDCFQEKNLNNKGSNEEYFHRKNHSKFPVEYVITPQIEHDKTVGYVITFKDVTKRKELEEKIKYHAYYDSVTNIPNRVLFHDRLNQALTFAELNESSLGILFLDLDRFKKINDTFGHAFGDIVLRKVAQRLTTTLPKENTVSRQGGDEFIILLPKVSSITDAENCAHEILKAFSDPFYINGQEIIIKTSIGVSLFPQNGVNSEQLIKHADVAMYKAKALSGDRFQVYTPDIDGRSLESIELENDLYKALKNEEFILHYQPKVDTVSNKIMGVEALIRWHRPHKGLISPSEFIPLAEETGLITPIGEWVIKEACQQAKQWHNLGHTSLEVSVNLSPQQFNQNNLVQFIEQTLEETGLPAHCLELELTENLIIHNTDNTLATIQQLKNLGIKISIDDFGTGFSSLGYLKDFPVDTLKIDKSFIDDISSNENNAAITNTIITLARNLSLKVIAEGVETLEQAAFLNQHGCRVIQGYYFSEPLPAKTFIQTFYPKPFSD